The proteins below come from a single Candidatus Zymogenus saltonus genomic window:
- a CDS encoding peroxiredoxin, with protein MAEPKDKCVKPAGGPLLEAAEKPEEQRAFQTGGRVMIAKVGKPAPDFEASAFYKGGFENIKLSKYRGKWVLLCFYPGDFTFVUPTELTAVAVKYDEFKKLDTEILAMSVDSRFSHKIWQEEELSKMVKGGLPYPMLTDAGGRIGTVYGVYDEEAGVNVRGRFIIDPDGIVQAIEILTPSVGRNVSEALRQLKAFQHVRKTGEATPSGWQPGKKTLSPTPSLSGKVWEIWKPEMAF; from the coding sequence ATGGCGGAGCCAAAAGACAAATGTGTAAAGCCGGCGGGCGGGCCGCTGCTTGAGGCCGCGGAAAAGCCGGAGGAACAAAGGGCGTTTCAAACAGGAGGACGCGTAATGATCGCAAAGGTAGGTAAGCCGGCCCCGGATTTCGAAGCCAGCGCTTTTTACAAGGGGGGATTTGAAAACATCAAGCTCTCCAAGTACAGGGGGAAATGGGTACTTCTTTGCTTCTATCCGGGAGACTTTACGTTTGTTTGACCTACTGAGCTTACGGCAGTTGCCGTAAAGTATGATGAATTCAAGAAGCTGGACACGGAGATTCTGGCCATGAGCGTCGACAGCAGGTTTTCCCACAAGATATGGCAGGAGGAGGAGCTCTCCAAGATGGTCAAGGGGGGACTTCCCTACCCGATGCTAACCGACGCCGGCGGCCGAATCGGGACCGTATACGGGGTGTATGACGAGGAGGCGGGAGTCAATGTGCGCGGCCGCTTCATAATCGACCCGGACGGGATCGTCCAGGCGATAGAGATATTGACTCCTTCTGTGGGGAGGAACGTCTCGGAGGCGTTGAGGCAGCTCAAGGCATTCCAGCACGTCAGGAAGACGGGCGAAGCGACACCGTCGGGGTGGCAGCCGGGGAAGAAGACCCTGAGTCCAACCCCCAGTCTTTCGGGCAAGGTCTGGGAGATATGGAAGCCGGAGATGGCCTTCTGA
- a CDS encoding rubrerythrin, giving the protein MLSQIPIDISKIKKDDLDREIIRAGIIAELDAINLYEQMAALASDNDLKKVLLDIAKEEKEHVGEFMALLLRSDKEQVEELEEGREEVEELIGKK; this is encoded by the coding sequence ATGCTTTCACAGATACCGATTGATATTAGCAAGATCAAAAAGGACGACCTCGACCGGGAAATCATAAGGGCCGGGATCATCGCGGAGCTCGACGCGATCAACCTCTACGAGCAGATGGCGGCGCTGGCGAGCGACAATGATCTTAAGAAGGTCTTGCTCGACATCGCCAAGGAGGAGAAGGAGCACGTCGGGGAGTTCATGGCCTTGCTTCTGAGATCGGACAAGGAGCAGGTGGAGGAGCTGGAAGAGGGGAGGGAGGAGGTCGAGGAGCTGATCGGCAAGAAGTAG
- a CDS encoding FprA family A-type flavoprotein, translating into MSVIEIVPNIYWIGVNDRTTDLFEGIWPITDVGIVNNAYFIDDEKKAIVESSKAFQTEDLLNKIAEIASPPEIDYVIINHMEPDHTGALARLADAAPKAVFVGTERTKGLLEAFYGITERVVTVADGEELSLGSRTLKFFHTPMVHWPETMMTLETKDGVLFSCDGFGGYGAIEDNIFDETCSDIDYYEKESLRYYTNIVTKFSGMVTKAIDKLSSVPVKIIAPSHGLIWKKEPGRIIDLYKKWASYGVGEGERGITVIHGSMYGNTDMMLDVVIEALKKSGIPFEAFDASRTHVSYVLPSLLTRSGVVIGAPTYEAGLFVPVAHILDMAARKGIKNKKLFRFGSYGWSGGAERELKKFIDDLKWELTDSFEFNGRPTEEDLKKGADLAKMFAEGL; encoded by the coding sequence ATGTCAGTAATTGAGATCGTACCGAATATCTACTGGATCGGCGTAAACGACAGGACAACAGACCTCTTCGAGGGGATCTGGCCCATAACCGATGTGGGTATAGTAAACAACGCCTACTTCATCGACGACGAGAAGAAGGCGATCGTAGAGTCATCAAAGGCGTTCCAGACGGAAGACCTGCTAAACAAGATTGCGGAGATAGCAAGTCCCCCGGAGATAGACTATGTGATAATAAACCACATGGAGCCGGATCACACCGGGGCCTTGGCCAGGCTGGCGGATGCCGCCCCGAAGGCGGTCTTCGTCGGGACCGAGCGCACGAAGGGCCTCCTTGAGGCGTTTTACGGAATCACCGAAAGGGTGGTGACCGTAGCGGACGGCGAGGAGCTGTCTCTTGGATCGCGCACGCTGAAGTTCTTCCACACGCCTATGGTCCACTGGCCCGAGACTATGATGACCCTGGAGACAAAAGACGGCGTCCTTTTTTCCTGTGACGGGTTCGGCGGGTACGGGGCGATCGAGGATAACATCTTCGACGAGACCTGCTCCGATATCGACTACTACGAAAAGGAGTCGCTTCGCTATTACACCAACATCGTGACCAAGTTCAGCGGTATGGTTACGAAGGCGATCGACAAGCTGTCGTCCGTCCCCGTCAAGATCATCGCGCCCTCCCACGGCCTGATCTGGAAGAAGGAGCCGGGACGGATCATAGACCTATATAAGAAGTGGGCGTCGTACGGGGTAGGAGAGGGGGAGAGGGGAATAACCGTGATTCACGGGTCGATGTACGGCAACACCGACATGATGCTCGACGTCGTGATCGAGGCGTTGAAAAAGTCCGGGATCCCCTTCGAGGCCTTTGACGCCTCCCGGACCCATGTCAGCTACGTGCTTCCCTCCCTCCTGACGAGGTCGGGCGTCGTTATCGGCGCCCCGACCTATGAGGCGGGGCTTTTCGTGCCGGTGGCCCATATCCTCGACATGGCGGCCAGGAAGGGGATTAAGAACAAGAAACTCTTTCGGTTCGGCAGCTACGGCTGGTCCGGCGGGGCCGAGCGGGAGCTGAAAAAGTTCATCGACGACCTGAAGTGGGAGCTTACAGACAGCTTCGAGTTCAACGGCAGGCCCACCGAAGAAGACCTGAAAAAAGGGGCTGATCTGGCGAAGATGTTCGCTGAGGGCCTCTAA
- a CDS encoding FAD-dependent oxidoreductase, which produces MGDTYHESSREIPVFDSVDVIVCGGGTSGIFAALAAARGGAETFLIEKEGFLGGTATSYLVNPLPEMMGKGGLIGEFMDRMAELGGYVKHDPADVVYDFSLANTYDVELFKDVALEMLNDAGVKILLHTMAVRSILEEGTIKGIIVENKSGRQAVMGKRAIDCTGDGDVSAFSGAPFEKGRKKDGLMPSVSLLFHLQNEGKLKDNPAIPVGGIFLLAPVLMGLAREKGIDYEIPYDASFLVPMPVSRGRLLVNLAHVKNVDGTKAEDLTRAHIALRKQIREAVDLLKNHPYFQDAYVATTATNIYVRETRRITGEYVITEEDALSGRSFEDAVASCRYMIDVHPIDDTEVGRYDNHPPFDIPYRSLVPLKVENLLMAGRCVSSDRVAQSALRISGTCMSTGEAAGTAAALSVVEGLSPRELDGKLVKTLLEKNGVNIRPDESRMPKKCMLD; this is translated from the coding sequence ATGGGCGATACCTATCACGAGAGCTCGCGGGAGATTCCCGTTTTCGATTCGGTCGACGTAATCGTTTGCGGAGGGGGCACCTCCGGTATATTCGCCGCCCTTGCCGCCGCAAGGGGGGGAGCTGAGACGTTTCTCATAGAAAAAGAGGGATTTCTCGGCGGGACGGCGACCTCGTATCTGGTCAACCCGCTCCCGGAGATGATGGGAAAGGGGGGCCTCATAGGGGAGTTCATGGACAGGATGGCGGAGTTGGGCGGGTACGTGAAACACGACCCGGCGGACGTCGTGTACGATTTTTCCTTGGCAAACACCTACGACGTAGAGCTTTTCAAGGACGTGGCGCTTGAGATGCTCAACGATGCGGGGGTCAAGATACTCCTTCACACGATGGCCGTGAGATCGATTTTGGAAGAGGGTACTATCAAAGGGATCATAGTTGAAAACAAGTCGGGGAGGCAGGCGGTGATGGGAAAGAGGGCCATCGACTGCACCGGCGACGGGGACGTCTCCGCGTTTTCCGGCGCACCCTTCGAGAAGGGGAGAAAGAAGGACGGGTTGATGCCCTCGGTGTCGCTTCTCTTTCACCTCCAGAATGAGGGGAAGCTTAAGGACAACCCTGCAATCCCGGTGGGGGGGATATTTCTCCTGGCGCCGGTTCTGATGGGGCTCGCCAGGGAGAAGGGGATAGACTATGAGATCCCCTACGATGCGAGCTTCCTCGTCCCGATGCCGGTGAGCCGCGGGAGGCTCCTTGTCAACCTGGCCCACGTGAAAAACGTCGACGGCACGAAGGCGGAAGACCTGACAAGGGCGCACATCGCCTTAAGAAAGCAGATCAGGGAGGCGGTGGATTTATTGAAGAACCACCCCTACTTCCAGGACGCGTACGTTGCCACAACAGCGACCAACATCTATGTGAGGGAGACGAGGCGGATCACGGGCGAGTACGTCATAACCGAGGAGGACGCACTGTCCGGGAGGAGCTTTGAAGACGCGGTCGCATCGTGCCGCTATATGATAGATGTCCACCCAATAGACGACACTGAGGTAGGGAGATACGACAACCACCCCCCCTTCGACATCCCGTACAGGAGCCTCGTCCCGCTGAAGGTGGAAAACCTCCTGATGGCCGGAAGGTGCGTATCGAGCGACAGGGTTGCCCAGTCCGCCCTGAGGATAAGCGGCACCTGCATGAGCACCGGCGAGGCGGCGGGGACGGCGGCGGCCCTCTCCGTGGTGGAGGGCCTCTCCCCGAGGGAGCTGGACGGCAAGCTCGTTAAAACCCTCCTCGAGAAGAACGGGGTAAACATAAGGCCGGACGAGAGCCGGATGCCGAAGAAGTGCATGCTCGATTGA
- a CDS encoding radical SAM protein, translating to MSYIFGPVPSRRLGRSLGIDLVPFKTCTYDCIYCQLGATTNRTMERGEWFPLDKIVSELKEKLDTRPDYITLSGSGEPTLYSRIGDLIEAIRLMTDVPVAVLTNGSLLWQKEVRRGLIDANLVIPSLDAGDASTFEAVNRPVDGIDFEEMVEGLVTFRSEHKGDLWLEVFLLDGYNAAVDDVKKIAAHALKIGPDRVQLNTVTRPPSEEYALAVNQNRMKELAKLFEPQAEVIADFRSIHKEADFASTREDIVKMLQRRPCTTADIADGLGIHRNEVVKYIEELFERGLLEQKRVGEKVYYFADTNS from the coding sequence ATGAGTTACATCTTCGGCCCCGTCCCATCCCGACGTCTCGGACGTTCCCTCGGGATTGACCTCGTCCCGTTCAAGACCTGCACGTACGACTGCATCTACTGCCAGCTCGGGGCGACCACCAACCGCACGATGGAGAGGGGGGAGTGGTTTCCCTTAGACAAGATAGTATCGGAGTTGAAGGAGAAGCTTGATACAAGGCCCGACTACATCACCCTCAGCGGGTCGGGGGAGCCGACGCTTTACTCGAGAATCGGCGATCTCATAGAGGCGATTCGTTTGATGACCGATGTCCCGGTCGCCGTCCTGACGAACGGCTCGCTTCTGTGGCAAAAGGAGGTTCGCCGGGGGCTGATCGATGCGAATCTCGTGATCCCGTCGTTGGACGCCGGCGACGCCTCGACCTTCGAGGCGGTCAACAGGCCGGTTGACGGCATTGACTTTGAGGAGATGGTGGAAGGCCTTGTCACCTTCAGGTCGGAGCACAAAGGTGACCTCTGGCTGGAGGTGTTTTTGCTGGACGGCTACAACGCGGCCGTGGACGACGTTAAAAAGATCGCCGCCCACGCCCTGAAGATCGGGCCGGACCGCGTTCAGCTCAATACCGTGACACGGCCCCCGTCCGAGGAATATGCCCTGGCCGTTAATCAAAATCGAATGAAGGAGCTCGCGAAGCTGTTTGAGCCTCAGGCCGAGGTTATCGCGGACTTCCGGTCGATTCATAAGGAGGCGGATTTTGCCTCAACCCGGGAAGATATTGTAAAGATGCTTCAGAGGCGCCCGTGCACGACGGCCGACATTGCGGACGGGCTGGGGATCCACAGAAACGAGGTGGTTAAATATATCGAAGAGCTCTTCGAGAGGGGGCTGCTGGAGCAAAAGAGGGTGGGGGAAAAGGTCTACTATTTCGCCGATACAAATTCTTGA
- a CDS encoding hemerythrin domain-containing protein: protein MKPIGPLMHEHRLIERMIAIIGREKERITATNTLNAVLIDTVVDFIRIYADKTHHGKEEDILFRDLLKKKMTPDHEKIMQELIDEHKFARKVTGDLVQAKENYLKDGKEHDLDVIVGHLNTLIEFYPEHIRKEDKDFFFPILDYFTKEEQDAMLKEFDEFDRNMIHMKYKSVVETYEK from the coding sequence ATGAAACCAATAGGGCCTCTAATGCACGAACATCGTCTTATTGAGCGAATGATCGCAATTATTGGAAGGGAAAAAGAACGTATCACGGCGACTAACACTCTAAACGCCGTCTTAATCGATACAGTGGTCGATTTTATAAGAATATACGCAGACAAAACACATCATGGGAAAGAGGAGGATATTCTTTTTCGTGATCTGCTGAAGAAGAAAATGACGCCGGATCACGAGAAAATAATGCAGGAGTTGATTGATGAACACAAGTTCGCCCGTAAGGTAACGGGGGATCTGGTTCAGGCAAAAGAGAACTATTTAAAGGATGGCAAAGAGCATGATTTAGATGTAATTGTTGGGCACTTAAACACGCTAATCGAATTCTATCCCGAGCATATAAGGAAGGAGGATAAAGATTTCTTCTTCCCAATTTTGGATTACTTTACAAAGGAAGAGCAGGATGCCATGCTCAAAGAGTTCGATGAATTCGATAGAAATATGATCCACATGAAATATAAGTCAGTAGTTGAAACTTATGAAAAATAG
- a CDS encoding winged helix-turn-helix transcriptional regulator — protein sequence MEFIQLLIRINEIVHASMRRFKEEIIGGGDYPEVTVNQLIYLEAIFQLGSPTVSELADHLKVSKASASVGIGKLIKSGLADKTISLQDRRIHHISLSGDGKRLIEAEVRALTEFSERVRGALSDDEAKVLIEIFKKILSNYNGSNNKD from the coding sequence ATGGAATTTATACAGCTCCTTATAAGGATAAACGAGATCGTCCACGCCTCAATGAGGCGGTTCAAGGAGGAGATCATCGGGGGGGGCGACTACCCGGAAGTCACGGTAAACCAGCTTATATACCTCGAGGCGATATTCCAGCTGGGGAGCCCCACGGTGAGCGAGCTGGCCGATCACCTGAAGGTGTCGAAGGCGTCGGCCAGCGTGGGGATCGGAAAGCTGATCAAGAGCGGGCTGGCAGATAAGACGATATCGCTTCAAGACCGGAGGATTCACCATATAAGCCTCTCCGGCGATGGGAAGAGGCTTATCGAGGCGGAGGTGAGGGCGCTCACCGAATTCTCGGAGAGGGTCAGGGGGGCGCTCTCGGACGATGAGGCGAAGGTGCTGATCGAGATATTCAAAAAGATACTCTCTAACTACAATGGTTCTAATAATAAGGACTGA